The Bacteroidales bacterium nucleotide sequence AAAAGTTCATTGAGGCTATATTAGTCGATTTAAAGAATGCAGGTTTTGTAAATAGCAAAAAAGGCAAAAACGGCGGTTATTATTTGATAAAGGAACCGAAAGAAATAAATTTTGCCGATATTATTCGTGTTTTCGACGGTGCTATTGCCTTGTTGCCTTGTGCCACTTATAAGTATTACGAAAAATGCGAAAAGTGTGAGAATGATGACGATTGTGGTTTGCGTAATGTAGTAAAAGAAATTCGCGATAAGACTGTAGCTATTATGAAAGAGCTAACCCTTCAGGATGTGATTGATAGAGATAAAACCGGACGTTTTAATATGTTATGACTCGCAAATTGCTTATAATATGGGCTTTATTTTTATTATTAACGAATTTTTTATTTAGTCAGCGTGTTGGCTTAGTATTGAGCGGAGGTGGGGCAAAAGGTTTAGCTCATATTGGTGTAATTAAAGCATTAGAAGAAAATGGTATTCCCATCGACTACATTACGGGTACTTCAATGGGTGCAATTGTAGGTTCGCTTTATGCGGCTGGTTATTCGCCTCAGGAGATGGAAAAAATTGTAACAGACCCTGAATTTCAAAACTGGGCATGGGGCAAAATACCCGACGATTATGTCTATTATTTTAAGCGTAAAGAAGACGATGCTTCATGGCTCGATTTAAAGTTTAAATACGATTCTGTTATTTCTCCTAGCTTGCCTACCAATGTAGTTCCACCTCATTCAATGGATCTCGCTTTTATGCAATTGTTAGCCTCTGCATCGGCAAAGGCAAATTATAATTTCGATAGCCTTTTTGTGCCTTTTCGTTGTGTAGCAAGCGATGTTTATGCTAATGAACCAATTATTTTCAAAGAGGGCGATTTAGGTTCGGCTGTACGTGCTTCAATGACTTTTCCGTTTTATTTTAAACCCATTTCTATTAAAGGGCGTTTGCTCTTTGATGGTGGTATTTATAACAATTTCCCGATTGATATAATGCAAAATGATTTTAAACCCGATTTTATTATCGGAAGTTGTGTTGCTTCTAATGCCATGCCTCCATCGGACGATAATATTTTATTGCAAATAGAAAATATGATTGTTTCGAATTCTAATTATACTGTACCCGACTCAAATGGTATTATGATTAAGCCCGATGTTAAAATGATAAAACTTATGGATTTTCATCTTGCAAAAGAGCTTATTAAAATTGGATATGGAGCTGCTATGGCTCAAATGAATTATATTAAGCAATTAATTCCAATTAGAATAGATACCCATAATGTAAGTATTCGAAGAAACAATTTTAATTCTGAAAAAAAAGAATTGCTATTTAAAAATATATATATATCGGGATTGACTTATTCGCAAAGTTTATATTTATTAAAAAATTTTTTAAAAAATAAAGAGACACTTAATTTTAATAATTTTAAGAAAGAATATTATAAGCTTATTGCGGATGATCAAATAGAAAGTATATTTCCGCGTGCTAAATACAACGAAAATTCAGGATTTTATAATCTTTTTCTAAATGTCAAACGCGAAAAACCTTTTGTAGCTCGAATAGGGGGGTTAATATCATCCGATAACTTAAACGAAGGCTTTTTAGCGATGGAGTATAAGTATTTATCGAAGGTGGCTACTTCGCTATATGGTAATATTTATTTTGGAAAATTTTACACTAGTTTGTATGGACGAATAAGGATTGATAATTTAACCAAGTTGCCTTTCTATTGGCAATCGTATGTTGCCATGAACAATTTCGATTTTTATCGAGGCAGCAGTTTTATTTTTTATGAAGATAATCGTCCTTTGTATATTATACAACGAGAACGTCTTTTTGGTAGCGAACTAGTATTACCGATCAGAAATCAGGCTCGTTTTAATTTGGGTGCTGTTTTTAACGATTTTGGTTATCAATATTATCAAACTTCTTCATTTAGCATAAAAGATACAACCGATAAAACATCTTTTTATGGATATACACCATATATGATTTATGAGCGAAACACTTTAAATAATAAAAATTATGCTTATAAGGGTCATATGTTAAAACTTGAACTGCGTTATTATCATGGCATAGAGAGTTATAAACCTGGCTCAACTTCAACTATAAAGCAAATGCTGAAGCATCATCACGAATGGTTTTATATTAATATAAAATCAGCCGATTATTTATCGATTAGTAAGCGAATTAATTGGGGAATATCATCCAACTTAGTGTGGTCGAACCAACCACTTTTTAGCAATTATTCAGCTACTTTATTGATGAGCCCTTTTTATACACCTACCATACATGCTAAAACAATATACATCGAACCTCTCCGAAATGCCTCATTTACAGCTGGTGGAATTGATTTTATATATCTTTTTTCTGATAATTTTCATGCTCGTTTATCTTCTTACATTTATGCTCCAATAAATCCTGTTATTAAAGACGAATCAGGTAATATTAAGCAAAATGCTCGAATAATTGGAAATTTATATCAATTATATAGTGGGGCATTGGTATTTTCTTCTCCTATTGCCAACGTATCTTTAAGTATTAATTATTACCCTTGGCATACTCAAGGTTGGTTTGGACAATTTAATATAGGTTTTCTTATTTTTAATAAAACGATGCATCCATAAAATTTTTTTACTTAAAACATATTGCTTATTTTTACAACACCAATGAGT carries:
- a CDS encoding patatin-like phospholipase family protein; its protein translation is MTRKLLIIWALFLLLTNFLFSQRVGLVLSGGGAKGLAHIGVIKALEENGIPIDYITGTSMGAIVGSLYAAGYSPQEMEKIVTDPEFQNWAWGKIPDDYVYYFKRKEDDASWLDLKFKYDSVISPSLPTNVVPPHSMDLAFMQLLASASAKANYNFDSLFVPFRCVASDVYANEPIIFKEGDLGSAVRASMTFPFYFKPISIKGRLLFDGGIYNNFPIDIMQNDFKPDFIIGSCVASNAMPPSDDNILLQIENMIVSNSNYTVPDSNGIMIKPDVKMIKLMDFHLAKELIKIGYGAAMAQMNYIKQLIPIRIDTHNVSIRRNNFNSEKKELLFKNIYISGLTYSQSLYLLKNFLKNKETLNFNNFKKEYYKLIADDQIESIFPRAKYNENSGFYNLFLNVKREKPFVARIGGLISSDNLNEGFLAMEYKYLSKVATSLYGNIYFGKFYTSLYGRIRIDNLTKLPFYWQSYVAMNNFDFYRGSSFIFYEDNRPLYIIQRERLFGSELVLPIRNQARFNLGAVFNDFGYQYYQTSSFSIKDTTDKTSFYGYTPYMIYERNTLNNKNYAYKGHMLKLELRYYHGIESYKPGSTSTIKQMLKHHHEWFYINIKSADYLSISKRINWGISSNLVWSNQPLFSNYSATLLMSPFYTPTIHAKTIYIEPLRNASFTAGGIDFIYLFSDNFHARLSSYIYAPINPVIKDESGNIKQNARIIGNLYQLYSGALVFSSPIANVSLSINYYPWHTQGWFGQFNIGFLIFNKTMHP
- a CDS encoding Rrf2 family transcriptional regulator, whose amino-acid sequence is MLTKKAQYALYALRYLAFKKANGPVLIKEMVEAEKLPQKFIEAILVDLKNAGFVNSKKGKNGGYYLIKEPKEINFADIIRVFDGAIALLPCATYKYYEKCEKCENDDDCGLRNVVKEIRDKTVAIMKELTLQDVIDRDKTGRFNML